A genome region from Rhinopithecus roxellana isolate Shanxi Qingling chromosome 10, ASM756505v1, whole genome shotgun sequence includes the following:
- the GPR84 gene encoding G-protein coupled receptor 84 isoform X1 — protein MQKTSDANFSCYHESVLGYRYVAVSWGVVVAVTGTVGNVLTLLALVIQRKLRTRFNLLIANLTLADLLYCTVLQPFSVDTYLHLHWRTGATFCRAFGLLLFASNSVSILTLCLIALGRYLLIAHPKLFPKVFSAKGIVLALVSTWVVGVASFAPLWPIYILVPVVCTCSFDRIRGRPYTTILMGIYFVLGLSSVAIFYCLIHRQVKRAAQALDQYKLRQASIHSNHVAGTDEAMPGRFQELDSRLASGGPSEGISSESVNAATTQALEGDSSEVGDQINSKRAKQMAEKSPPEASAKAQPIKGARRAPDSSSEFGKVTQMCFAVFLCFALSYVPFLLLNILDARVQAPRVVHMLAANLTWLNGCINPVLYAAMNRQFRQAYGSVLKRGPWSFRRLH, from the coding sequence ATGCAGAAAACCTCTGACGCCAACTTCTCCTGCTACCATGAGTCTGTGCTGGGCTATCGTTATGTTGCAGTTAGCtggggggtggtggtggctgTGACAGGCACCGTGGGCAACGTGCTCACCCTACTGGCCTTGGTCATCCAGCGCAAGCTCCGTACCCGATTCAACCTGCTCATAGCCAACCTCACACTGGCTGATCTCCTCTACTGCACGGTCCTTCAGCCCTTCTCTGTGGACACCTACCTCCACCTGCACTGGCGCACCGGTGCCACCTTCTGCAGGGCATTTGGGCTCCTCCTTTTTGCCTCCAATTCTGTCTCCATCCTGACCCTCTGCCTCATCGCACTGGGACGCTACCTCCTCATTGCCCACCCTAAGCTTTTTCCCAAAGTTTTCAGTGCCAAGGGGATAGTGCTGGCACTGGTGAGCACCTGGGTTGTGGGTGTGGCCAGCTTTGCCCCCCTTTGGCCTATTTATATCCTGGTACCTGTAGTCTGCACCTGCAGCTTTGACCGCATCCGAGGCCGCCCTTACACCACCATCCTCATGGGCATCTACTTTGTGCTTGGACTCAGCAGTGTTGCCATCTTCTATTGCCTCATCCACCGCCAGGTCAAACGAGCAGCACAGGCACTGGACCAATACAAGTTGAGACAGGCAAGCATCCACTCCAACCATGTGGCTGGGACTGATGAGGCCATGCCTGGTCGTTTCCAGGAGCTGGACAGCAGGTTAGCATCAGGAGGACCCAGTGAGGGGATTTCATCTGAGTCAGTCAATGCTGCCACCACCCAGGCCCTGGAAGGGGATTCATCAGAAGTGGGAGACCAGATCAACAGCAAGAGAGCTAAGCAGATGGCAGAGAAAAGCCCTCCAGAAGCATCTGCCAAAGCCCAGCCAATTAAAGGAGCCCGAAGAGCTCCAGATTCTTCATCGGAATTTGGGAAGGTGACTCAGATGTGTTTTGCTGTGTTCCTCTGCTTTGCCCTGAGCTACGTCCCCTTCTTGCTGCTCAACATTCTGGATGCCAGAGTCCAGGCTCCCCGGGTGGTCCACATGCTTGCTGCCAACCTCACCTGGCTCAACGGTTGCATCAACCCTGTGCTATATGCAGCCATGAACCGCCAATTCCGCCAAGCATATGGCTCCGTTTTAAAAAGAGGGCCCTGGAGTTTCCGTAGGCTCCATTAG
- the GPR84 gene encoding G-protein coupled receptor 84 isoform X3, producing the protein MQKTSDANFSCYHESVLGYRYVAVSWGVVVAVTGTVGNVLTLLALVIQRKLRTRFNLLIANLTLADLLYCTVLQPFSVDTYLHLHWRTGATFCRAFGLLLFASNSVSILTLCLIALGRYLLIAHPKLFPKVFSAKGIVLALVSTWVVGVASFAPLWPIYILVPVVCTCSFDRIRGRPYTTILMGIYFVLGLSSVAIFYCLIHRQVKRAAQALDQYKLRQASIHSNHVAGTDEAMPGRFQELDSRLASGGPSEGISSESVNAATTQALEGDSSEVGDQINSKRAKQMAEKSPPEASAKAQPIKGARRAPDSSSEFGKVHFMSGRGD; encoded by the coding sequence ATGCAGAAAACCTCTGACGCCAACTTCTCCTGCTACCATGAGTCTGTGCTGGGCTATCGTTATGTTGCAGTTAGCtggggggtggtggtggctgTGACAGGCACCGTGGGCAACGTGCTCACCCTACTGGCCTTGGTCATCCAGCGCAAGCTCCGTACCCGATTCAACCTGCTCATAGCCAACCTCACACTGGCTGATCTCCTCTACTGCACGGTCCTTCAGCCCTTCTCTGTGGACACCTACCTCCACCTGCACTGGCGCACCGGTGCCACCTTCTGCAGGGCATTTGGGCTCCTCCTTTTTGCCTCCAATTCTGTCTCCATCCTGACCCTCTGCCTCATCGCACTGGGACGCTACCTCCTCATTGCCCACCCTAAGCTTTTTCCCAAAGTTTTCAGTGCCAAGGGGATAGTGCTGGCACTGGTGAGCACCTGGGTTGTGGGTGTGGCCAGCTTTGCCCCCCTTTGGCCTATTTATATCCTGGTACCTGTAGTCTGCACCTGCAGCTTTGACCGCATCCGAGGCCGCCCTTACACCACCATCCTCATGGGCATCTACTTTGTGCTTGGACTCAGCAGTGTTGCCATCTTCTATTGCCTCATCCACCGCCAGGTCAAACGAGCAGCACAGGCACTGGACCAATACAAGTTGAGACAGGCAAGCATCCACTCCAACCATGTGGCTGGGACTGATGAGGCCATGCCTGGTCGTTTCCAGGAGCTGGACAGCAGGTTAGCATCAGGAGGACCCAGTGAGGGGATTTCATCTGAGTCAGTCAATGCTGCCACCACCCAGGCCCTGGAAGGGGATTCATCAGAAGTGGGAGACCAGATCAACAGCAAGAGAGCTAAGCAGATGGCAGAGAAAAGCCCTCCAGAAGCATCTGCCAAAGCCCAGCCAATTAAAGGAGCCCGAAGAGCTCCAGATTCTTCATCGGAATTTGGGAAG
- the GPR84 gene encoding G-protein coupled receptor 84 isoform X2 has product MQKTSDANFSCYHESVLGYRYVAVSWGVVVAVTGTVGNVLTLLALVIQRKLRTRFNLLIANLTLADLLYCTVLQPFSVDTYLHLHWRTGATFCRAFGLLLFASNSVSILTLCLIALGRYLLIAHPKLFPKVFSAKGIVLALVSTWVVGVASFAPLWPIYILVPVVCTCSFDRIRGRPYTTILMGIYFVLGLSSVAIFYCLIHRQVKRAAQALDQYKLRQASIHSNHVAGTDEAMPGRFQELDSRLASGGPSEGISSESVNAATTQALEGDSSEVGDQINSKRAKQMAEKSPPEASAKAQPIKGARRAPDSSSEFGKEDPLASARGQTSQAPPPGDSASSRLQSIL; this is encoded by the exons ATGCAGAAAACCTCTGACGCCAACTTCTCCTGCTACCATGAGTCTGTGCTGGGCTATCGTTATGTTGCAGTTAGCtggggggtggtggtggctgTGACAGGCACCGTGGGCAACGTGCTCACCCTACTGGCCTTGGTCATCCAGCGCAAGCTCCGTACCCGATTCAACCTGCTCATAGCCAACCTCACACTGGCTGATCTCCTCTACTGCACGGTCCTTCAGCCCTTCTCTGTGGACACCTACCTCCACCTGCACTGGCGCACCGGTGCCACCTTCTGCAGGGCATTTGGGCTCCTCCTTTTTGCCTCCAATTCTGTCTCCATCCTGACCCTCTGCCTCATCGCACTGGGACGCTACCTCCTCATTGCCCACCCTAAGCTTTTTCCCAAAGTTTTCAGTGCCAAGGGGATAGTGCTGGCACTGGTGAGCACCTGGGTTGTGGGTGTGGCCAGCTTTGCCCCCCTTTGGCCTATTTATATCCTGGTACCTGTAGTCTGCACCTGCAGCTTTGACCGCATCCGAGGCCGCCCTTACACCACCATCCTCATGGGCATCTACTTTGTGCTTGGACTCAGCAGTGTTGCCATCTTCTATTGCCTCATCCACCGCCAGGTCAAACGAGCAGCACAGGCACTGGACCAATACAAGTTGAGACAGGCAAGCATCCACTCCAACCATGTGGCTGGGACTGATGAGGCCATGCCTGGTCGTTTCCAGGAGCTGGACAGCAGGTTAGCATCAGGAGGACCCAGTGAGGGGATTTCATCTGAGTCAGTCAATGCTGCCACCACCCAGGCCCTGGAAGGGGATTCATCAGAAGTGGGAGACCAGATCAACAGCAAGAGAGCTAAGCAGATGGCAGAGAAAAGCCCTCCAGAAGCATCTGCCAAAGCCCAGCCAATTAAAGGAGCCCGAAGAGCTCCAGATTCTTCATCGGAATTTGGGAAG gAAGACCCATTGGCATCTGCAAGGGGACAGACAAGTCAGGCGCCTCCCCCAGGAGATTCTGCTTcctcaaggctgca